One Aegilops tauschii subsp. strangulata cultivar AL8/78 chromosome 7, Aet v6.0, whole genome shotgun sequence genomic window carries:
- the LOC141027170 gene encoding uncharacterized protein: MWDEVAECQFFGPDLIRDAEEKVKLIRDKLKIAQSRQKSYADAKRKEVTYELKKCHAEMMDVPLRDTVPLEAIQLESDLTYEKTPIKILETAERVTRTKTIKLCKVQWDHHTEEEATWE; this comes from the exons atgtgggatgaggtTGCAGAGTGTCAGTtctttggaccagacttgatcagAGATGCTGAGGAAAAGGTCAAGTTGATTCGTGACAAGCTGAAGATAGcacagtccagacagaagagttatgcagatgcAAAACGTAAGGAGGTGACATATGAG ttgaagaagtgccacgcggagATGATGGATGTTCCATTGAGAGACACAGTGCCACTTGAGGCAATTCAGTTGGagagtgatttgacatatgagaaGACACCTATTAAGATTCTGGAGACAGCTGAGAGAGTTACTCGCACCAAGACAATTAAGTTATGCAAGGTTCAGTGGGATCATCATACAGAGGAGGAAGCTACCTGGGAATGA